From the genome of Streptomyces sp. NBC_01116, one region includes:
- a CDS encoding helix-turn-helix domain-containing protein, which translates to MHSTAVTRPAHSDSGSPPDTGGGPGTFGELLRAHRERHGFSLAQLATQVHFNRGHISKVETHKRTPSVAFAEACDRALNAGSTFTSIATALEATARQRPGRVHPAQLPSAKRCFTGRRECLNQLTRRLQDAGQSLAVPVAVINGPPGVGKTALAVQWAHQAVSDGRFADGQLFVDLEGPEPGTAADPFDVLEHLLRAVGVPGDNMPADLDQRAATFRSYLHGREMLLVLDNAADAQQVHHLLPGSAGCAVVVTSRSRLPGLLSRVDAVTVPLAELGRPEAAMLLRAMIGDARADADPAAVAVLAERCGRLPLALVLAAEHIVSCQHRSADQLATELELDNARLNLAEGDVVLRNSFDTSYRALDEQSARMFRLLGVLPGQVIDAAASAATAGVSQDEAVRLLRGLASAHLIRRQDERHYLMHDLLRAYAADLSRQLDGDSAKPGRQAADTALVA; encoded by the coding sequence TTGCACAGCACAGCAGTGACCCGGCCCGCCCACAGCGACTCGGGCTCCCCGCCCGACACCGGCGGCGGCCCGGGGACGTTCGGCGAACTGCTCCGCGCCCACCGCGAGCGGCACGGGTTCTCGCTCGCCCAGCTCGCCACCCAGGTGCACTTCAACCGGGGGCACATCAGCAAGGTCGAGACCCACAAGCGGACGCCTTCGGTGGCCTTCGCGGAGGCCTGCGACCGGGCGCTGAACGCCGGAAGTACCTTCACCTCCATCGCCACGGCCCTGGAAGCGACCGCCCGTCAGCGGCCGGGCCGGGTGCACCCGGCCCAACTCCCCTCGGCCAAGCGCTGCTTCACCGGCCGCCGGGAGTGCCTGAACCAGCTGACCCGCCGATTGCAGGACGCCGGCCAGTCCCTCGCCGTGCCGGTCGCGGTGATCAACGGGCCGCCGGGGGTGGGGAAGACCGCCCTGGCGGTGCAGTGGGCCCACCAGGCGGTCAGCGACGGCCGCTTCGCCGACGGGCAGCTGTTCGTCGACCTCGAAGGCCCCGAGCCGGGGACGGCGGCCGACCCGTTCGACGTCCTGGAGCACCTGCTCCGCGCGGTGGGCGTGCCGGGCGACAACATGCCGGCGGACCTGGACCAGCGCGCGGCCACCTTCCGCTCCTACCTGCACGGCCGCGAGATGCTCCTGGTGCTGGACAACGCCGCCGACGCGCAGCAGGTCCACCACCTGCTGCCCGGTTCCGCGGGCTGCGCCGTCGTGGTGACCAGCCGCTCGCGCCTGCCCGGGCTGCTGTCCCGGGTGGACGCCGTCACCGTACCCCTGGCGGAGCTGGGCCGGCCGGAGGCCGCGATGCTGCTCCGCGCGATGATCGGCGACGCCCGTGCGGACGCCGACCCCGCGGCGGTGGCGGTCCTGGCCGAACGGTGCGGCCGGCTTCCCCTGGCCCTGGTGCTGGCGGCCGAGCACATCGTGAGCTGCCAGCACCGCAGCGCGGACCAGCTCGCCACGGAACTGGAGTTGGACAATGCCCGGCTGAACCTCGCCGAGGGGGACGTGGTGCTCCGCAACTCGTTCGACACGTCCTACCGGGCCCTCGACGAGCAGAGCGCCCGGATGTTCCGGCTGCTCGGGGTGCTCCCCGGCCAGGTGATCGACGCCGCCGCCTCCGCGGCGACGGCGGGCGTCAGTCAGGACGAGGCGGTACGGCTGCTGCGCGGCCTAGCGAGCGCGCACCTGATCCGGCGGCAGGACGAGCGCCACTACCTCATGCACGACCTGTTGCGCGCGTATGCGGCGGACCTGTCACGACAGCTGGACGGCGACTCCGCGAAGCCGGGCCGGCAGGCGGCGGACACAGCCCTCGTCGCCTGA
- a CDS encoding cupin, which yields MTLLQIMAATDPGAVRVRTEDPDVIRGELLKIGARYARWHAARRIPAGADDATIMNAYRSHIDHVSAEIGYHVVDIARLTPASSDPGHRERNRANREKYRREHFHDEDVVRFVVAGAGCLYLHAAGQVHAMLCTAGDLLSVPSRTAHWFDAGADPHYTAVRFLRESDRHGARFVPDSIAARFPTLDELLAPS from the coding sequence GTGACGCTCCTGCAGATCATGGCGGCCACCGACCCCGGGGCGGTGCGCGTGCGGACGGAGGACCCGGACGTCATCCGCGGGGAACTGCTGAAGATCGGCGCGCGGTACGCGCGGTGGCACGCCGCCCGCCGGATTCCGGCCGGCGCCGACGACGCCACCATCATGAACGCCTACCGCAGCCACATCGACCACGTCAGCGCCGAGATCGGCTACCACGTCGTCGACATAGCGCGCCTGACTCCCGCGTCGTCCGACCCGGGCCATCGGGAACGCAACCGGGCGAACCGCGAGAAGTACCGCCGGGAGCACTTCCACGACGAGGACGTGGTGCGCTTCGTCGTGGCGGGGGCCGGCTGCCTCTACCTCCACGCCGCGGGCCAGGTGCACGCGATGCTCTGTACGGCCGGCGACCTGCTGTCGGTGCCCAGCCGTACGGCGCACTGGTTCGACGCGGGCGCGGACCCCCACTACACGGCGGTCCGCTTCCTCCGGGAGAGCGACCGGCACGGCGCCCGGTTCGTGCCGGACAGCATCGCCGCCCGCTTCCCGACGCTCGACGAACTGCTGGCGCCGTCCTGA
- a CDS encoding class II aldolase/adducin family protein: MKPVHVHEDAELHRELLSLACRSLDRRGRPDRASGSVSVRSGEAVIITTGDLNEESLQQDAVMVDPSQGLPLLGETDWPPPETPAHLALHRRLPGRGAVVHVHEPRSLALAAAVGGAPGAIGALVAVVSPEPRGPSPLAGLPGHPELPELPDEAVALLVEGSGVFTWGRDTDEALNRLERIEELGRPLLPEHPARAGAARVTVW, translated from the coding sequence GTGAAGCCCGTACACGTCCACGAGGACGCCGAACTCCACCGTGAACTGCTGTCCCTCGCCTGCCGGTCGCTGGACCGGCGGGGCCGGCCGGACAGAGCCTCCGGCAGCGTCTCGGTCCGATCCGGTGAAGCCGTCATCATCACGACGGGCGACCTGAACGAGGAGTCGCTCCAGCAGGACGCCGTGATGGTCGACCCCTCGCAGGGGCTGCCCCTGCTCGGAGAGACCGATTGGCCCCCTCCCGAGACTCCGGCACACCTCGCGCTCCACCGGCGGCTCCCCGGCCGCGGAGCCGTGGTCCACGTCCACGAACCGCGCTCCCTGGCCCTCGCCGCCGCCGTCGGCGGGGCGCCCGGGGCCATCGGCGCACTGGTGGCGGTGGTCTCCCCGGAGCCGCGGGGCCCCTCCCCGCTCGCCGGCCTCCCCGGCCACCCGGAGCTCCCGGAGCTCCCTGACGAGGCGGTGGCCCTCCTCGTCGAGGGAAGCGGCGTCTTCACCTGGGGGCGTGACACCGACGAGGCCCTCAACAGGCTGGAGCGGATCGAGGAGCTCGGCCGTCCGCTCCTGCCGGAGCACCCCGCCCGCGCCGGCGCGGCCAGGGTGACGGTCTGGTGA
- a CDS encoding class I SAM-dependent methyltransferase has product MGTQADYVELVVSPGEFFRIGDTERIKSSVGLRLSDHSYLPKADDPRADWVASVAVPAFRTLAQMGVLAPKFCTIGTGAGLDVLAAVEILRAHTVGFTDLHDDVLDFARQNVENNLVGRDVELIGGAGDILAPLAGRIAQVDVVYENLPNIPMGGTGDLDDGQTSSTFIADRGEEVPGFAEKNLVTLHYLALQQAHPLLRVGGRVLSSIGARVPLSEILSLSSAAGYNGSILTYTWKVQSEPHDVVGGYARWEREGLGPFHFYPVDVLRQAFDGLTVAAAGAQALQMERDLAPHEISAVDALALVEKGQKVGHTVAVLDSVKVPDSAL; this is encoded by the coding sequence ATGGGTACGCAAGCCGACTATGTAGAACTGGTCGTGTCGCCGGGCGAGTTCTTCCGGATCGGGGACACGGAGCGGATCAAGTCATCCGTGGGACTCAGGCTCTCCGACCATTCGTACCTTCCGAAAGCGGACGATCCGCGCGCGGACTGGGTCGCCAGCGTCGCCGTTCCCGCGTTCCGCACCCTCGCCCAGATGGGCGTCCTCGCCCCGAAGTTCTGCACCATCGGCACCGGCGCGGGCCTGGACGTCCTGGCGGCCGTGGAGATCCTCCGGGCACACACGGTGGGCTTCACGGACCTGCACGACGACGTCCTCGACTTCGCGCGGCAGAACGTCGAGAACAACCTCGTCGGCCGGGACGTCGAACTGATCGGAGGGGCGGGGGACATCCTCGCGCCGCTCGCCGGACGGATCGCGCAGGTCGACGTCGTCTACGAGAACCTCCCCAACATCCCCATGGGGGGAACGGGCGACCTCGACGACGGCCAGACGAGCTCGACGTTCATCGCGGACCGCGGGGAGGAGGTGCCCGGCTTCGCCGAGAAGAACCTCGTCACCCTGCACTACCTGGCACTCCAGCAGGCGCACCCGCTCCTCCGGGTCGGCGGCCGGGTGCTCTCGTCGATCGGGGCGAGGGTGCCGCTGTCGGAGATCCTGTCCCTCTCCAGCGCCGCCGGATACAACGGCAGCATTCTGACCTACACGTGGAAGGTCCAGTCCGAACCGCACGACGTCGTCGGCGGCTACGCCCGGTGGGAGAGGGAAGGGCTCGGGCCGTTCCACTTCTACCCGGTGGACGTGTTGCGTCAGGCTTTCGACGGCCTCACGGTCGCGGCGGCCGGCGCACAGGCCCTGCAGATGGAGAGGGACCTGGCGCCGCACGAGATATCGGCGGTGGACGCCCTCGCTTTGGTGGAAAAGGGCCAGAAGGTCGGTCACACCGTCGCGGTACTCGACTCCGTCAAGGTCCCGGACTCCGCTCTCTGA
- a CDS encoding PLP-dependent cysteine synthase family protein → MNIQSIIGGTPLVELTTFDVPAGIRLFAKVEFMNPGGSIKDRIVQHILADAERRGLLEPGGTIVENTSGNTGAAIAMMAATRGYRAILTMPDKVSKEKRDALRAMGAEVIVCPTSAAPGSAKHYVTCARRIHAETPGSFMLNQYDNPLNSEAHFRSTGPEIWEALGDSVTAFVASGSTGGTISGVSRFLKAKNPAVTSVLLDPVGSIYYRYFHDGVVDPGQIAPYFVEGVGEDHLARCMDFSLIDDVMRFRDADAFATCHHLAQREGLVCGGTAGANVWGAVRVARSLKGPATVVTVLPDSGNKYISKIYNPDWLKQNGFGTGETREREHSL, encoded by the coding sequence ATGAACATTCAGTCGATCATCGGCGGAACGCCCCTTGTTGAACTGACGACCTTCGACGTTCCTGCCGGTATTCGCCTTTTCGCCAAGGTCGAGTTCATGAATCCGGGCGGCAGCATCAAGGACCGGATCGTCCAGCACATCCTCGCCGACGCCGAACGCCGGGGCCTGCTCGAACCGGGCGGGACGATCGTGGAGAACACCTCCGGAAACACGGGTGCGGCGATCGCGATGATGGCGGCCACGCGCGGCTACCGGGCGATCCTGACCATGCCCGACAAGGTCAGCAAGGAGAAGCGGGACGCCCTTCGGGCCATGGGCGCCGAGGTCATCGTCTGTCCGACCTCGGCCGCTCCCGGTTCGGCGAAGCACTACGTGACCTGCGCGCGGCGCATACACGCCGAGACCCCCGGCTCGTTCATGCTGAACCAGTACGACAACCCCCTCAACTCCGAGGCCCACTTCCGCTCCACGGGCCCGGAGATATGGGAAGCGCTCGGGGACTCGGTGACGGCGTTCGTCGCGTCGGGCAGCACGGGCGGGACGATCTCCGGGGTCTCCCGGTTCCTCAAGGCGAAGAACCCGGCCGTCACCTCCGTCCTGCTGGACCCGGTCGGCTCCATCTACTACCGCTACTTCCACGACGGGGTCGTCGACCCCGGGCAGATCGCCCCGTACTTCGTGGAAGGCGTCGGCGAGGACCACCTGGCCCGGTGCATGGACTTCTCGCTGATCGACGACGTGATGCGCTTCCGCGACGCCGACGCCTTCGCCACCTGTCACCACCTGGCGCAGCGCGAGGGCCTCGTCTGCGGCGGAACGGCGGGCGCGAACGTGTGGGGCGCGGTGCGGGTGGCCCGGTCGCTGAAGGGCCCGGCCACCGTCGTCACGGTCCTGCCGGACAGCGGAAACAAGTACATCTCCAAGATCTACAACCCTGACTGGCTGAAGCAGAACGGCTTCGGTACCGGGGAAACTCGTGAACGGGAACACAGCCTGTAA
- a CDS encoding DMT family transporter, giving the protein MGSTPKNVLAALTAALLWAFAFVAPAAVRPASELLLVTGRYSLFGLCGLYVLWRGRKQLRLMPTRRILFGLYIGFVGYFVFYVCVSYSATMDSGFITAVVVGSSPITIAVAGNFAEKRLAWRELIAPVVLIIIGLGLLSVSDLIQGEDLESANDSIVAILLAIGAMLTWSYFVVRNAQSQRTWETKPDPTLWAGLVAMGAGGASMVLLPFAIASTPPETFEPYPLFKIIAWCVFLGVIASWWGTLIWVKAAQGIPVPLVGPLLATETIFGAVLSLPVENRLPTWSEIIGALFVLAGIGVYMVFDVRNSRLRGSGGGGGKDEERNAEAPDVPAALAGREKERS; this is encoded by the coding sequence ATGGGAAGTACGCCGAAGAACGTCCTCGCCGCGCTCACCGCCGCCCTGCTCTGGGCCTTCGCCTTCGTCGCACCGGCGGCCGTGCGGCCCGCGAGTGAACTCCTCCTGGTCACCGGCCGGTATTCCCTGTTCGGCCTGTGCGGCCTCTATGTCCTGTGGAGGGGCCGGAAGCAGCTCCGGCTGATGCCGACCCGGAGAATCCTCTTCGGCCTCTACATCGGCTTCGTGGGCTACTTCGTCTTCTACGTCTGCGTCTCGTACTCGGCGACCATGGACAGCGGGTTCATCACCGCGGTCGTCGTGGGATCGTCGCCGATCACCATCGCGGTGGCGGGCAACTTCGCGGAGAAACGGCTGGCCTGGCGCGAACTGATCGCGCCCGTCGTGCTGATCATCATCGGGCTGGGACTCCTCAGCGTCTCCGACCTCATCCAGGGAGAGGACCTGGAGAGCGCGAACGACTCGATCGTCGCGATTCTGCTGGCGATCGGGGCCATGCTGACCTGGTCCTACTTCGTGGTCCGCAACGCCCAGTCGCAACGCACCTGGGAGACCAAGCCCGACCCCACGCTCTGGGCCGGTCTGGTGGCGATGGGGGCCGGCGGAGCCTCGATGGTGCTGCTGCCCTTCGCCATCGCCTCCACGCCCCCCGAGACGTTCGAGCCGTATCCGCTGTTCAAGATCATCGCGTGGTGCGTCTTCCTGGGCGTCATCGCCTCCTGGTGGGGGACTCTCATCTGGGTGAAGGCGGCGCAGGGCATTCCGGTTCCCCTGGTGGGGCCGTTGCTCGCCACGGAGACGATCTTCGGCGCGGTTCTGAGCCTGCCGGTGGAGAACCGGCTGCCCACCTGGTCGGAGATCATCGGCGCCCTGTTCGTGCTCGCCGGAATCGGCGTCTACATGGTCTTCGACGTGAGGAACTCCCGATTGCGCGGCAGCGGCGGCGGGGGAGGGAAGGACGAGGAGAGGAACGCGGAAGCACCGGATGTGCCCGCCGCCCTGGCGGGACGGGAAAAGGAACGGTCATGA
- a CDS encoding class I SAM-dependent methyltransferase, with translation MSTSFTNIKQSHVFFGDAPGLKKYYEDWASGYDVDLADQKWVAPRVAANFVHLLASAYGTPETEIFDAGCGTGLVGSVLATLGAYEIDGVDLSENMAAEARKTDAYRKVFGGVDLSVPKRDERLGRYGIVVCSGVFTLGHVRPEALLTLIEYALPGGLILVSTRGSYATATGFEEFALSPEVAALATLQFKLPDACYIAEEGADYWVFRKAASTA, from the coding sequence ATGAGCACCTCCTTCACGAACATCAAGCAGTCCCACGTCTTCTTCGGGGACGCCCCCGGGCTGAAGAAGTACTACGAGGACTGGGCATCGGGCTACGACGTGGACCTGGCGGACCAGAAGTGGGTGGCGCCGAGGGTCGCGGCCAACTTCGTGCATCTGCTCGCCTCCGCCTACGGAACGCCCGAGACGGAGATATTCGACGCCGGCTGCGGCACCGGCCTCGTCGGCAGCGTCCTCGCCACCCTGGGCGCGTACGAGATCGACGGCGTCGACCTCTCCGAGAACATGGCCGCCGAGGCGCGCAAGACCGACGCCTACCGGAAGGTCTTCGGCGGTGTGGACCTCTCCGTACCGAAGCGCGACGAGCGGCTGGGCCGGTACGGCATCGTCGTCTGCAGCGGGGTCTTCACCCTCGGCCACGTGCGCCCGGAGGCGCTGCTCACCCTGATCGAGTACGCCCTGCCCGGCGGGCTGATCCTGGTCTCCACCCGCGGCAGCTACGCCACCGCGACGGGCTTCGAGGAGTTCGCCCTGTCACCCGAGGTCGCCGCCCTGGCCACGCTGCAGTTCAAGCTGCCGGACGCCTGCTACATCGCGGAGGAGGGCGCCGACTACTGGGTCTTCCGCAAGGCCGCCTCCACGGCGTAG
- the metK gene encoding methionine adenosyltransferase → MSRSLFTSESVTEGHPDKIADQISDTILDALLSRDPASRVAVETLITTGQVHIAGEVSTSAYVDIASLVRKKILDIGYDASAKGFDGASCGVSVSIGAQSPDIAQGVDTAQESRQADSGTAAEPDELDRQGAGDQGLMFGYATVETPSLMPLPIELAHRLARRLTEVRKNGTVPYLRPDGKTQVTIEYVGSRPVRLDTVVVSSQHASDVDLRGLLAPDIREHVVEHVLAQLADEGIKLETDEYRLLVNPTGRFEIGGPMGDAGLTGRKIIIDTYGGMARHGGGAFSGKDPSKVDRSAAYATRWVAKNVVAAGLAARCEVQVAYAIGKAEPVGLLVETFGTNTVAVARIVDAVRQVFDLRPAAIIRDLDLLRPIYARTAAYGHFGRELPDFTWERTDRADALRRAVAAL, encoded by the coding sequence ATGTCCCGCTCCCTGTTCACCTCGGAGTCCGTGACCGAGGGACACCCCGACAAGATCGCCGACCAGATAAGCGACACCATTCTCGACGCGCTGCTGAGCCGTGACCCCGCATCACGCGTCGCGGTCGAGACGCTGATCACCACCGGCCAGGTCCACATCGCGGGCGAGGTGTCGACCTCCGCCTACGTCGACATCGCGTCCCTGGTGCGGAAGAAGATCCTCGACATCGGTTACGACGCGTCGGCCAAGGGCTTCGACGGAGCCTCCTGCGGCGTGTCCGTGTCCATCGGCGCGCAGTCCCCGGACATCGCGCAAGGCGTCGACACGGCCCAGGAGTCCCGGCAGGCCGACTCCGGGACCGCCGCGGAGCCCGACGAACTGGACCGGCAGGGCGCCGGTGACCAGGGTCTGATGTTCGGTTACGCGACCGTCGAGACACCCAGCCTCATGCCGCTTCCGATCGAGCTGGCCCACCGCCTCGCCCGCAGGCTGACCGAGGTCCGGAAGAACGGCACGGTCCCGTATCTGCGGCCGGACGGAAAGACCCAGGTCACCATCGAGTACGTCGGCAGCCGACCGGTCCGCCTGGACACGGTCGTGGTCTCCTCGCAGCACGCGAGCGATGTCGACCTGCGCGGCCTCCTCGCCCCCGACATCCGCGAGCATGTCGTCGAGCACGTCCTCGCCCAGCTGGCGGACGAGGGCATCAAGCTGGAGACGGACGAGTACCGGCTCCTGGTCAACCCGACCGGCCGTTTCGAGATCGGCGGCCCGATGGGCGACGCGGGCCTCACCGGTCGCAAGATCATCATCGATACGTACGGGGGCATGGCCCGTCACGGCGGCGGCGCGTTCTCCGGCAAGGACCCCTCCAAGGTGGACCGTTCGGCCGCCTACGCCACCCGGTGGGTCGCCAAGAACGTCGTCGCGGCGGGCCTCGCCGCCCGCTGCGAGGTCCAGGTCGCCTACGCCATCGGCAAGGCCGAGCCGGTGGGCCTGCTGGTGGAGACCTTCGGTACGAACACGGTCGCCGTGGCCAGGATCGTGGACGCCGTCCGGCAGGTCTTCGACCTCCGTCCGGCCGCGATCATCCGCGATCTCGACCTGCTCCGCCCGATCTACGCCCGGACCGCCGCATACGGGCATTTCGGCCGCGAGCTGCCCGACTTCACCTGGGAGCGCACCGACCGCGCCGACGCGCTGCGCAGGGCGGTCGCGGCGCTCTGA
- a CDS encoding carbohydrate kinase family protein, whose translation MRIVVTGSIATDHLMVFPGRFAEQLIKERLERISLSFLADGLEVRRGGVAANISFGLGRLGLEPALVGAAGLDFAEYDAWLRTHGVDTSAVRVSTSLHTARFVCTTDQDQNQIATFYAGAMAEAPRIDLARVAARPELVLVGADDPEAMLRHTATAHRLGIPVAADPSQQLARLDRDQARLLVDGARWLFTNEYEEALLVERTGWAKDELLGRVGTWITTLGENGVRLAGRDAPELGIPAVPTDRIADPTGAGDAFRSGFLAGTAWGWTQTQAARLGCAMATTVLESVGTQEYKLTSADLVARIERAYGADAARAAEPRLARVS comes from the coding sequence ATGCGTATCGTCGTGACCGGATCCATCGCGACCGATCACCTGATGGTGTTTCCCGGCCGCTTCGCCGAGCAGCTGATCAAGGAGCGGCTGGAGCGGATCTCCCTGTCGTTCCTCGCCGACGGGCTGGAGGTGCGCAGAGGGGGCGTCGCCGCCAACATCTCGTTCGGGCTCGGCCGACTGGGCCTGGAGCCGGCCCTCGTCGGCGCGGCGGGCCTGGACTTCGCCGAGTACGACGCCTGGCTGCGGACGCACGGCGTCGACACGTCCGCCGTCCGGGTCAGCACCTCCCTGCACACCGCCCGGTTCGTCTGCACCACCGACCAGGACCAGAACCAGATCGCCACCTTCTACGCCGGCGCCATGGCCGAGGCCCCGCGGATCGACCTGGCGCGGGTCGCGGCCCGGCCCGAACTGGTGCTCGTCGGCGCCGACGACCCCGAAGCGATGCTCCGGCACACCGCCACCGCCCACCGCCTCGGTATCCCCGTCGCCGCCGACCCCTCCCAGCAACTGGCCCGGCTCGACCGCGACCAGGCCCGCCTGCTGGTCGACGGAGCACGGTGGCTGTTCACCAACGAGTACGAGGAGGCCCTGCTAGTCGAGCGCACCGGATGGGCGAAGGACGAACTGCTCGGCCGGGTCGGGACCTGGATCACCACCCTGGGCGAGAATGGAGTGCGCCTGGCCGGCCGCGACGCCCCCGAACTGGGGATCCCGGCCGTGCCCACCGACCGGATCGCCGACCCCACAGGGGCGGGGGACGCCTTCCGGTCCGGCTTCCTCGCCGGTACGGCGTGGGGGTGGACGCAGACGCAGGCGGCGCGGCTGGGCTGTGCCATGGCCACCACCGTGCTCGAATCGGTCGGCACCCAGGAGTACAAGCTGACCTCGGCGGATCTGGTCGCCCGCATCGAACGGGCGTACGGCGCCGACGCGGCACGCGCCGCCGAGCCGCGGCTCGCCCGCGTGTCCTGA
- a CDS encoding peptidyl-tRNA hydrolase, which produces MTSNDTSSPAPGSPFRSGPTDRDQAQQFVLPLVLHLEKTDPPARTDALRTAARAVLTILSDERSLGDGEWAGAMRDWEDARIRKVVRRARGAEWRRAAALDGITVTGEEGTEVRVFPPIPLDGWPKELAKLQVSGTELEDPEPPAAPDPAGPVLWLNPELEMSAGKTMAQVGHGAQLAWWELGDPERTAWREAGFPLSVATATPAGWRELTASGLPVVRDAGFTEIAPGPTVVAEGGTRYCPTPRLRSS; this is translated from the coding sequence GTGACCAGCAACGACACCTCATCCCCCGCCCCCGGGAGCCCGTTCCGGAGCGGCCCGACCGACCGCGACCAGGCGCAGCAGTTCGTGCTGCCGCTGGTGCTCCACCTGGAGAAGACGGACCCGCCGGCCCGCACCGACGCCCTGCGGACCGCCGCCCGTGCGGTGCTGACGATCCTGTCCGACGAGCGGTCTCTCGGGGACGGCGAGTGGGCCGGGGCGATGCGGGACTGGGAGGACGCCCGGATCCGCAAGGTCGTGCGCCGGGCGCGCGGTGCGGAGTGGCGCAGGGCCGCGGCGCTGGACGGCATCACGGTGACGGGCGAGGAAGGCACGGAGGTGCGGGTGTTCCCGCCGATCCCGCTGGACGGCTGGCCCAAGGAGCTGGCCAAGCTCCAGGTGTCGGGGACCGAGCTGGAGGACCCCGAGCCGCCCGCCGCCCCCGACCCGGCGGGTCCGGTGCTGTGGCTCAACCCGGAGCTGGAGATGTCGGCGGGCAAGACGATGGCGCAGGTGGGCCATGGCGCCCAGCTCGCCTGGTGGGAGCTGGGCGACCCCGAGCGCACGGCGTGGCGCGAGGCGGGCTTCCCGCTCTCCGTGGCCACCGCGACCCCGGCAGGCTGGCGGGAGCTGACCGCGAGCGGCTTGCCGGTGGTGCGCGACGCCGGGTTCACCGAGATCGCCCCGGGGCCGACCGTCGTCGCGGAAGGGGGCACGCGCTACTGCCCCACGCCGCGCCTGCGAAGCTCCTGA
- a CDS encoding AIM24 family protein, which produces MKSDLFSSEHMAQPATAPGMTLQNSKSIKYAVNGEMHARQGSMIAFRGNLQFERKGQGIGGMLKRAVTGEGLALMAVRGQGEAWFAHEAANCFIVELDQGDSITINGRNVLCFDPTIAYEIKTVKGAGMAGGGLFNSVFTGYGKLGLMCEGTPIVIPVTAAQPVYVDTDAVVGWSQQLTTSLNRSQSVGSMVRGGSGEAVQLMLQGEGFVIVRPSEARPEKTSN; this is translated from the coding sequence ATGAAGAGCGATCTGTTTTCCAGCGAGCACATGGCCCAGCCGGCCACCGCACCCGGCATGACCCTGCAGAACTCCAAATCGATCAAGTACGCCGTCAACGGGGAGATGCACGCCCGGCAGGGTTCGATGATCGCCTTCCGCGGCAACCTCCAGTTCGAGCGCAAGGGTCAGGGCATCGGCGGGATGCTCAAGCGCGCGGTCACGGGCGAGGGCCTGGCCCTCATGGCCGTCCGGGGGCAGGGCGAGGCGTGGTTCGCGCACGAGGCGGCGAACTGCTTCATCGTCGAGCTGGACCAGGGCGACTCCATCACCATCAACGGCCGCAACGTCCTCTGTTTCGATCCCACGATCGCCTACGAGATCAAGACCGTGAAGGGCGCCGGAATGGCCGGCGGCGGCCTCTTCAACAGCGTCTTCACCGGCTACGGCAAGCTCGGCCTGATGTGCGAGGGCACCCCGATCGTGATCCCCGTGACCGCCGCCCAGCCGGTGTACGTGGACACGGACGCGGTCGTCGGCTGGAGCCAGCAGCTCACGACCAGCCTGAACCGCTCGCAGAGCGTCGGCTCGATGGTGCGCGGCGGCTCCGGCGAGGCCGTCCAGCTGATGCTCCAGGGCGAGGGCTTCGTCATCGTGCGGCCGAGCGAGGCCAGGCCGGAGAAGACCTCCAACTGA